In Bacillus pumilus, the sequence ATCATGAAGCCCTTCAGTCTGCGTGAGCTTGCAGCAAGAATTGAAACGACCTTAAGACGAATTAGGGGTCTTTCGCTAAAGCGCAGCCGAATGCAGATCGGCGACTTGGAGATAGATCAAGATGGCAGACAAGTCTACCTCCATCAAGAGCCCATTAATTTAACAAGAAGAGAATTTGATTTACTCATGTTTCTTCTGCTTAATCAAAGCCACGTGTTTTCCCGTGAACAACTCTATCAAAAATTGTGGGAATCACACTCAACCAGTGGTTCTTTAAGAACAGTCGATACACATATTAAAACGCTACGACTGAAATTAAAGGGAGCGGAACGGCACATTAAAACCGTTTGGGGTGTCGGCTATAAATTTGAGGAGGACGAATGAAGCCATTATCCATTAAAAAGAAAGTACTCTTCTTAATCCTTGCAGTTACCGGAATTGTTGCAGCCTCAGCCCTCGCACTTACCTATTATTTATATCAGCACTTATATATTGATAAACAAATTGACTCCTTAAGTTTACAAGGAAAGAAGCTGGCAGAAATCTATCACAAACACGGTAAAGACACGTATTTTACCAATAGAATCGAATGGGCAAATGGCTCAAGTGAGGCGAACATTATTTTCACAGATGACCCAATGGAGCTTTCAAGTGGTATCCCTTTTGATACGAACACCAATGATAACCTCATCACGTTCAAGGAACGCCAAAAGCTTCTTCAAGGGGAAACCGTCGTGTTAATTAGAGAACATCCACAGTTTCATCAAGATATTCTCGGTATCGCCATCCCTGTTTTCTCAAACAAAGATGATCTATCGGGGACAATTTTTCTCTCGATGCCCTTATCCGATGTTTATGAGCCATTTGTCCAAATCAGATTGACACTTGGCGTATCCATTTTATTTATCCTTCTGCTGATTTTCTTTATCGGATATAAGAGTTCCAATAAAGTCGTGCGGACGATTAATAAAATGAAAGAAATTGCAATGGAAATGGAATCTGGTGATTTTTCAAAACGCATGGCTGTGACTAAAAAAGGGGATGAGTTAAATCAGCTTAGCCGTTCCTTTAATAAACTGTCTTCTACCCTCGAAAAGGTTGAACAGCACCGCAGAGAATTTCTTGCGAATGTGTCTCACGAACTTAGGACTCCTTTAAGTTATATGAAAGGATATGCAGAAGGAATTGAAGAGGGCGTCATTGATCAAAAAAAAGGAATGCAAATCATCCAAGATGAAGCCACACGTTTAAGCCGGCTTGTTCACGATCTTTTAGACCTTGCGCAGTTAGAGGGGGATTCTTATCCACTAACGACGGAGCCAATCGTCTTTGCACAGCTTATCCATGATGTTCTTGATCAAATGGCAATCATCGCTAATCAAAAAGGCATTTCTCTCAAACGGACACTTGAAGAGGATTGTATTGTTTATGGTGATAGCGATCGCCTACAACAAGTGGTCCGTAATTTACTGGACAATGCCATTCATTACACTCCATCTGGGAAGTCAATTTCGATTGAATTACATGTTCAGCAAAACACGGCTGAATTGAGAGTGACGGACGAAGGCAATGGCATTCCAAAAGAAGATCTACCGCATGTTTCCGAGCGATTTTATCGAGTAAATAAAGCACGTACGAGAAAGGATGGCGGCTCTGGGCTTGGACTAGCTATTGTCTATCAAATTATCAAAAAACATCATGGCATATTCATTATTCAATCTAAGCCCGGACTCGGAACAACAGCCATCATTCAGCTGCCTAATGCTTCATTCAATGAGAGCTTGCCTACTCAATAACAAATCACAGATCTTGTCATACTCTCATTTGGAACCTCTCCTTTCTCTTATAGATCAGTATCAATAGCATATGTATACAACTTGAACAGTTCTTTTCAACAAGAGCTGTTTTTATTCCACTAAAACATAAAGAATTGGTCTTTTTTTATTAACAATTTATTCATATTTGCTTGTTACACTTTTTTCAAGTTAAGAAAAAGGAGTGACATGCTTTTGATCAGACGTTTTCAGAAATTTGATATTTATTTATTTTTCATATTGATCTTATCTGCCATCTTAAACATTTATCACATTTGGAAAGATGATACGGTGAATGCGTATTATACTGCCGCTGTCACAAGTATGATGCAAAGTTGGCATAATTTCTTCTTTGCTTCATTTGATCCAGCAGGGTATGTCACGGTGGATAAACCACCGCTCACCTTCTGGCTGCAAACGATCAGTGCCAAAATTTTTGGTTTACATGGATGGAGTGTGATTTTGCCTCAAGCTTTGGCTGGCATTGGATCTGTTTATTTAATCTACCGTCTTGTCAAACCTACATTTGGTCAGGCCGCTGCAAGACTGGCTGCACTCATTATGGCTTGTACACCAATCGCAGTCGCTGTATCTCGTACAAATAACATTGACAGCTTACTTGTTTTTATCCTTTTACTAGCAACAGGAATGATGTTCAAGGCTGTGAAACAGCAAAAAGTGCTTTGGGCGATCGCTTCATTTGCAATGATCGGCGTCGGATTTAATACAAAGATGCTGCAAGCTTATATGATCGTACCAGCACTCATCCTTTTTTACATCATAGCTTATCGCACGACATGGAAGAAAAAATTGCTTTCACTGATGATTTCAATGATTGTTCTTTTAGGTGTATCTGCTTCGTGGTCGATAGCCGTTGATCTCACCTCAAAAGACAATCGCCCTTATATGGGATCAAGTCAATCCAATTCTGCATTAGAACTAGCCTTTGGCTACAACGGTCTCCAGCGGCTGACTGGTCAACAGTCTGGCGGAATGGGCGGCGGCTCAAGTGAGAGTGGAAGTCAACCAACTTCACAGCAGGGTGATCAGCAAAACGATAATGATTTATCCACCATGCCTCAGCCGCCATCTAATGGAAATCAAAGCAGCTCAGACAGCTCAAATCAATCTTCCGGTCAGGGACAGCCGTCTATGCAAGGACCGCCAAGCAGTACAAATGGCACGACACCACCTGATATGCCTTCTGGAGATGGAAGTAGTGATGGCCCGCCTAATGGTGATGGCGGAAAAATGGGAAATGGTTCTGGCATGTTTGGTACAGGAACAAAAGGTCCATTACGTCTGTTCCAATCTGAACTGTCCGATCAAATCAGCTGGCTGCTTCCATTTGCACTCTTTGGCGCTATTGGTATCTTCCTCTCAACAGCATTTGAAAGAAGACGTCTCAATACAAAACAAAAAGAAACACTATTTTGGTTAGCTTGGCTAATACCCGTTGCTGGATTTTTCAGTGTAGCTGGATTTTTCCACCACTATTATTTAATCATGCTGGCACCGCCAATTGCCGTATTAGCTGGAGCAGGCTGGGCCTCTATGACTCAATTATTCCAAACAGGAACCGGCTTTAAAAAATGGCTGCTTCCGATTGCTATTTTGGTAACAACATCATTTGAAGTCTTTATCTTATCCACCTTTACAAGCACGATTGGTTTTGGATTAAGCATTGCGGTCGGTCTCATTGGCGTTGGATCCGTCCTTGCCCTGCTATTGATAAAAGGAAAAGAAAAGCTAAAACAACTGGCGTCTCTCATCGCCATCCTTGGCATGCTGATCGCACCACTGTTCTGGGCAAGCACACCTCTTCTTTATGGAGGAAACAGCATGCTGCCAGAGGCTGGTCCTCAGCTTGCAACTTCAAGTGGCATTATGGGTTCCCAGGTGAATGAGAAGCTGATCAGCTACCTTGAGAAAAACAATACAGGGGAAGCCTTCCTGTTTGGTACAACAGATGCAACCACAGCTTCCCCTTACATTATTAAGACAGGGAAAGCGGTTATGGCATTAGGTGGATTTAGTGGCTCCGATAACATTTTAACGCTTAGCGAATTTAAACAGCTCGTCAAAGACGGAAAAATCAAATACTTCTATCTCTCTGGTATGAGAGGCGGAAGCTCAGACATTCTGAACTGGATTCAGAAAAACGGCAAAGAAGTGGCTTCTTCTAAATGGCAGAACACTTCTACATCCAAAACGAAACAACAAACAGGCAGCACTGACAGCAAGCAATCTGAACAACCTGATCAGTCAAATGGACGAATGGGCGGAATGGAGAGTGGCACCCTTTACGAACTATCCGTTGATTCATTCATCTATCAAAAGGAGGAAAATGGCTGATGGAAAAAAGCATACAATATTCGATTGTTGTCCCAGTTTATAATGAAGAACTTGTCATCCATGAATCTTATCAGCGGCTCAAAACCGTCATGGATTCGACGGGAGAAGCATATGAGCTTCTCTTCGTCAATGACGGCAGTATGGATCGAACAGCTGAGCTGATTAAAGGATATTGCCAAACAGATCCGAATGTGAGACTCATTGATTTTTCTCGTAATTTTGGACATCAAATTGCGATCACAGCTGGCATGGATTACGCAAAGGGTCAGTCCATCGTGGTGATCGATGCAGATTTACAAGATCCGCCTGAATTGATATTAGAAATGATCGCAAAATGGAAGGAAGGCTATGAAGTGGTCTACGCCGTCCGCACCAAACGAAAAGGCGAATCGGTTTTCAAAAAGTACACCGCCTCCCTTTTCTATCGGGTTCTACGTCAAATCACCGAAGTAGACATTCCCATCGACACAGGTGACTTCAGGTTGATGGATCGTAAGGTGTGTCATGAAATGAGAAAAATACGCGAGAAAAACCCATTTGTCCGCGGCTTAGTCAGCTGGGTCGGCTTCAAACAAATTGCGGTAGAATACGTTCGAGATGAGCGGCTAGCAGGAGAAACGAAGTATCCTCTCAAAAAGATGCTCAAGCTCTCGATGGACGGAATTACGTCTTTCTCCTATAAACCTTTAAAACTAGCCAGTGTGGCAGGCATTGCCCTTTCTGCTATTGGATTCATTTCTATGTTTCTTGTTTTGTACTTAAAGCTTTTTACCAAAAGCACGATTACTGGCTGGAGTTCATTAATTGTCATTCAGCTGTTCTTTAGCGGCATCATCCTCTTCATGCTGGGAATGATCGGAGAGTATATTGGCCGAATCTACGATGAAGCGAAGGACCGGCCGCTTTATATCGTCAAGGAGAGCTACGGGCTTCAAGCAAAGCCGCACCCGGTTCAATCCCCTGTTCATTTCAAGCACTACAAACAGCATTAAAAAAAGCGTGCGAGACCTTCTTGATAAGGTCCAGCACGCTTTTTTGTATTAAGCGGCTGTTTCAAACCGCTTTCTGTTGATGAAGAAAGAAAGTGTAATGATGAGATAAATGCCCATTGTGACCATCGTTTGTACAATTGGAGTTGTTGACACAACGCCGATAAAAATGGCCATGATCGCAATCACAGAAAACCATGTTGTGAAAGGATACAGCTTGACGCGATATCCCCCTGGTTCTGCTACGCTTCGAGATTTCAAATGACCAACAGCAATGATAAACCAGATGAATAAGACTGTATAACTTAAAGATCCCATCAAATAATTAAAGGTTTGACTTCCCACAAAAAGAGAAATCAATACCGCCGCATACAATGTGGATGTACACACAAGGATTGCTCTGACAGGCACCTGCTGTTTTGATAGCTTGGAGAAGCCTCTCCATATACGCCCATCCATCGCCTGCGTATAAAGGACCCTTGATGAAGCATACAGTCCAGAGTTCATAGAAGACAAGATCGCTAGTAAAATGATACCGTTCATGATGTCACTTGCATACGGCACGCCAATTGTTGCAAACACTGTGACGAATGGACTCACTTGCTCATTGTTCACTTGATTCCAAGGGATTAAGCTGACAATGATAAAGAACGGCAGTACATAGAAACCGATGATTCGTACAAATGTACTTTGAATGGCCTTTGGGATGACTTTTTCAGGGTTTTTTGTTTCCGCTAATGTAACCCCAATCATCTCAGTTCCGCCATAGGAATACACTACAACCAGCATTGCCGCAATTAAGCCGCCAGTTCCATTAGGGAAAAACCCACCGTGGTCGGTTAAGTTGGATAATCCCGGTGCTGCATGCTGTCCGAATGAGACAAACAGCATCGTTACCCCAATGATAATAAATAAAATAATGACTGCAATTTTAATGGAAGCTAACCAGTACTCTGTCTCAGCAAACATTTTGACTGAACAAACATTGATCAATGTCACTACAAGTGAAATGATTAACACAAGCGTCCAAATCGGCATTTGCGGGAACCAGTACTGAATAAAGATCGCAGACACAATGGCTTCTGCTGCAATGTTCAGCACCCACATTTTCCAATAGATCCAGTCTAAGAAATAGGCCGGATATTTTCCTAACACAGGTTCAATTAAATCACGGAATGTTCTTGCACCAGGTCGTGCAACAGTCATTTCGGCAAGTCCTTGCATAATAAATAATAAAATAAGACCACCAATCATATATGCCAAAATGACAGCAGGACCTGCAATATCAATGGCAGAACTGCTTCCTTTAAACAGACCGGCACCGATTGCACCGCCAAGCGCAAGCATCATAATATGCCTTGACGTCATTGTTCGTTTTAACTGCACATGTTCCTTTTCCATTTTCTATAGCTCCTTTAAATTTGAATCTTCAGATAAATATAGGATAAAAGCATATAAAAAGGCCAGCCATCTCCTTGAAGAGACGACTGACCCTGCAACCGCGTTACCACTCTTATTGATCCAGCTATAGCTGAATCCAACTTAAAACCCGATAACGGAGGTCACACGTAAAGACTTACAATTCATTCAGTCTTACCGCTCTTTGAGCGAGTTCAATGATTCGTTTTACTGCGTTGCACCGACCCGCAGCTCTCTTAAAAAACGGATGTTCATCTACTATTCTCAAGTCAAAACGTTTATAGTCAATTTATATATTCATCAAAGATTTTATTTTTTAAATATACTGACTAACCACGCAATTGTCAACATCCTTTTTCAGACAGCCTCTATTAACGAATCCAAACAGCTACTTCATCCATCGGACGTCGTGTTTTGCCGCGTTTTGGCTCAGTGACACGATAACCAAAGGCTGCCATCACAGAAACGTCGTACTGACCATCCTCAAGCAATCCTTCTTCATCTAGAATACGATGAATCTCATCGTAGCTAAATCCTTCAACTGGGCATGAATCAATGCCGATTTGTGCAGCAGCTGTCATCATGTTTCCAAGGGCAATATACGTTTGTTTTGAAGCCCAATCAAAAAGCGTACGGTCATTTTCTAACAAATGGAGATCGTTCTCTTGGAATTCTTTGTAGCGTCCCTTTACCATATCAAACGTCTCGTCTGTCATTCCTTTGATTTGCTTGTTGATGTATTCTGCATATGCTGAATCATAGCGGGCATCGGTTCTTGCCAAGATGATCACAAAATGGCTGGCAGTTGGAAGCTGTTTTTGCGCCCCCCATGTATACTCTTTTAATTTTTCTCTAAAAGCTTCATTTTGAACGACGAGGAACTTCCAAGGCTCAAATCCTACAGAACTTGGGGAAAGTCTTCCTGTTTCTAAAATAAACGCAAAATCATCCTCTGAAATCTTTTTCGCTGGGTCAAACTCTTTTGTCGCGTGCCGGAACTCATACGCGTCAATGATTTCTTTTTTTAATTGCTCTTTGTCTCGCATTTTATTCATCCTTTCTATTGACAGATAGGGTGTGTGTTTCATCAATCCAATTTCTTTCCATTCTCATATAGAAATTGTTATGATAAGAAAACAAACAGCCCGAATGTGTGATGTGATATCTCTATGGTAAAAGAAAAGCTTCCATCGATTCAAGTACGCACATTTTTGTTCGTTAGGTACAATCATGTTCGTTTATCACCATTTTCGTCTTAGAAAGGAGTGTAAAGATGAGTGCACCATCCAATCCAGTCAGCATTGTGAATCATGGCTGTCCTGTTTCGGTCACAACGAGTGTCATTGGAGGGAAATGGAAAGGAGTCATCCTTTATCATTTGACTTGCGGTCCAAAACGATACAACGAATTACGCCGGCTTCTGCCAAGAATTTCGCAGCGTGTTCTCACGCTACAATTACGTGAGCTTGAACAGGACGGTGTTGTTCACAGAGAAGTCTATGAGGAGGTTCCCCCTCGTGTCGAATACTCACTGACTTCTCTTGGAGATACATTAAAGCCCATCATCTTCGCCATGCGTGAATGGGGCGAATCATACGGAAAAGAAACACGCACAAAAGAAAAAAGCTGCCATCTCTAGCAGCTTTTTTTTAAGATGAAATCGCTGTTGGTTCTTGCTGTGGATCATCCTTCACAAACAGGATGCCAAGCTGATGATGCTCTCCTTCGTAAGAAGCGCGTTTCTCAAACCTTGTCTGACCGTTTAAGCCAATGATCTCAAGCTTTGCCAGAGCACGGTTGGTTTGTAGAGCTTCATAAAATTCTGAAACCGTTTTGACTTCAATTCCATTTACCTTTGTAATGACTTCTCCGATCTCAAGCTTTAAATCAGCCGCAGGTGTATTCGGAATGATTCCAAGCACCATCAGCCCTTGATTCCGCTTAGAGAAGTAGAACGGCGCAGCATTGTCATTGACCCTCTGCTTCCATGAAAGAAAGGCTCTTCCGACAATCGCTATCACAACAGCTCCCCAAGCTATAGGCTCAAACCAAATACTTGCAGCACCTAGTAAGGCAACAGCGAGTCCGAGCATAAGAATGCGACGAGCCGTAATTTGAATACTGACAATTGGCAGCGATCCTTGAATCCGCTGGCCGAAGCCGATGATATAGGGAATCAAAATAAATGAAAAGCTTTGATCATGCACTTGAAGCACCGGCCACCATGGCAGGGAAGAAGTCAATTCACCTGCCGGCATCAGCAAAACAAGCGGTAAAAGCCACAGACGGTTTGCCCGCTGCTGACCAATCAAAAGTCCTCTCGCACTCATCACCATTGCAGGCGATGTACGTAAATGCGCCGTTCGGTATGCTAGAATCCCCTCGGTCATTAATAGGAGCCCTAGCAGAATGACAACGGCTGATGCATTCATCATTGAGAGCTGCGGAAGCCAAGAATGGCTCACTTGGAAATACATCAGTCCAAGTGCCGCAATAAAACTGAAACCGAGTGTGTATGCAGACGAAAGCGCACTCGCCTTAAAGAATAAAGAGAATACGATGGTCATTGCTGCAATCAGCACGATGAATCCAGGCGGGAGGGCAATCCCTAAGCCTACTGAAATGACGGATAGACAAACTCCTAAAACCCATCCCTTTGAATATGTAAATTTAAGCTCATCGTAAACATCTTCTATTCTTGTTTGAAACGCTTTTCTCTCCCGCTTTACGCGGATGTAGCCATACAATAGACTGATTAATATCATGAAATAAAAAAGAGGATGAATTAAAAACAGACCGACCGCTTTTAATCCGGCTCCCATCCACTCCGAGCTCATTATCGTTCACCGCCCAAGTCAAGCATTTTCTCTTATTCTATCAAATAAATCGATGCTTGACATCAGGTTTATTTCTCCTGATTCATCCAAAGTGTGACATTCGACAGTGAAAAATCTTTTAAATAGTGATTCACATCTACATCTAGTATGCCGCCGAGAAGCTGCATCGACCTCTTGATGTCGGTTAAGTTTATACCAAGTCTCTTATGATTATCCATTAAATAATTGAAGTATATCTCAGCACAGTCTTCATCGATTTCGTCGACTGATTCTACCGTTGTGTAATTGACCAAGTATCTGCTTAACAGCATGAGCAGACTTAATGCCTTTGTAGCGGAAAACGTCACATCTTTCGAACGACTCTTAAGTTCCTCTACCAACTCGTAATATTTTTTCTCTCTCACAATACTTGCCCTTTTCAATTGTGTACCCCCATTTACTAGTTCTTTTAAGAAAAGCGCAAACCTCGGTACAGCTTAAAGCTCAAGCTGAATATCCGCAAAAAATAAAATATTTAAAATGAGTGCTACTTTTTATTGTAAGAATTATTTATGTAACATACAACTTTCAAAAGTTTCATTTTCATGACATGTTTAAATCAACAGAAAGTCTCTTATATAAATATGTTATCGGGTAAAATCGAAGGAATGTTATGTTTTTTGTAAAATAAATGAACATATTTCTCGATATAATATATTTTTAAGAATAAATTATTACATGTTCGTGACACTTATGAACCAAAAAAAAGAGGCTTTTATTCGCCTC encodes:
- a CDS encoding response regulator transcription factor; translation: MKEQMHILIVDDELDMLELIGSFLQKQGFHIITSNNGMDALRQLEKEPVDLVVLDIMMPDMDGFEVCQRIRQTSQIPILFLTARSYEEDRIRGLEIGADDYIMKPFSLRELAARIETTLRRIRGLSLKRSRMQIGDLEIDQDGRQVYLHQEPINLTRREFDLLMFLLLNQSHVFSREQLYQKLWESHSTSGSLRTVDTHIKTLRLKLKGAERHIKTVWGVGYKFEEDE
- a CDS encoding HAMP domain-containing sensor histidine kinase, whose amino-acid sequence is MKPLSIKKKVLFLILAVTGIVAASALALTYYLYQHLYIDKQIDSLSLQGKKLAEIYHKHGKDTYFTNRIEWANGSSEANIIFTDDPMELSSGIPFDTNTNDNLITFKERQKLLQGETVVLIREHPQFHQDILGIAIPVFSNKDDLSGTIFLSMPLSDVYEPFVQIRLTLGVSILFILLLIFFIGYKSSNKVVRTINKMKEIAMEMESGDFSKRMAVTKKGDELNQLSRSFNKLSSTLEKVEQHRREFLANVSHELRTPLSYMKGYAEGIEEGVIDQKKGMQIIQDEATRLSRLVHDLLDLAQLEGDSYPLTTEPIVFAQLIHDVLDQMAIIANQKGISLKRTLEEDCIVYGDSDRLQQVVRNLLDNAIHYTPSGKSISIELHVQQNTAELRVTDEGNGIPKEDLPHVSERFYRVNKARTRKDGGSGLGLAIVYQIIKKHHGIFIIQSKPGLGTTAIIQLPNASFNESLPTQ
- a CDS encoding ArnT family glycosyltransferase, whose translation is MIRRFQKFDIYLFFILILSAILNIYHIWKDDTVNAYYTAAVTSMMQSWHNFFFASFDPAGYVTVDKPPLTFWLQTISAKIFGLHGWSVILPQALAGIGSVYLIYRLVKPTFGQAAARLAALIMACTPIAVAVSRTNNIDSLLVFILLLATGMMFKAVKQQKVLWAIASFAMIGVGFNTKMLQAYMIVPALILFYIIAYRTTWKKKLLSLMISMIVLLGVSASWSIAVDLTSKDNRPYMGSSQSNSALELAFGYNGLQRLTGQQSGGMGGGSSESGSQPTSQQGDQQNDNDLSTMPQPPSNGNQSSSDSSNQSSGQGQPSMQGPPSSTNGTTPPDMPSGDGSSDGPPNGDGGKMGNGSGMFGTGTKGPLRLFQSELSDQISWLLPFALFGAIGIFLSTAFERRRLNTKQKETLFWLAWLIPVAGFFSVAGFFHHYYLIMLAPPIAVLAGAGWASMTQLFQTGTGFKKWLLPIAILVTTSFEVFILSTFTSTIGFGLSIAVGLIGVGSVLALLLIKGKEKLKQLASLIAILGMLIAPLFWASTPLLYGGNSMLPEAGPQLATSSGIMGSQVNEKLISYLEKNNTGEAFLFGTTDATTASPYIIKTGKAVMALGGFSGSDNILTLSEFKQLVKDGKIKYFYLSGMRGGSSDILNWIQKNGKEVASSKWQNTSTSKTKQQTGSTDSKQSEQPDQSNGRMGGMESGTLYELSVDSFIYQKEENG
- a CDS encoding glycosyltransferase family 2 protein, coding for MEKSIQYSIVVPVYNEELVIHESYQRLKTVMDSTGEAYELLFVNDGSMDRTAELIKGYCQTDPNVRLIDFSRNFGHQIAITAGMDYAKGQSIVVIDADLQDPPELILEMIAKWKEGYEVVYAVRTKRKGESVFKKYTASLFYRVLRQITEVDIPIDTGDFRLMDRKVCHEMRKIREKNPFVRGLVSWVGFKQIAVEYVRDERLAGETKYPLKKMLKLSMDGITSFSYKPLKLASVAGIALSAIGFISMFLVLYLKLFTKSTITGWSSLIVIQLFFSGIILFMLGMIGEYIGRIYDEAKDRPLYIVKESYGLQAKPHPVQSPVHFKHYKQH
- a CDS encoding amino acid permease; translation: MEKEHVQLKRTMTSRHIMMLALGGAIGAGLFKGSSSAIDIAGPAVILAYMIGGLILLFIMQGLAEMTVARPGARTFRDLIEPVLGKYPAYFLDWIYWKMWVLNIAAEAIVSAIFIQYWFPQMPIWTLVLIISLVVTLINVCSVKMFAETEYWLASIKIAVIILFIIIGVTMLFVSFGQHAAPGLSNLTDHGGFFPNGTGGLIAAMLVVVYSYGGTEMIGVTLAETKNPEKVIPKAIQSTFVRIIGFYVLPFFIIVSLIPWNQVNNEQVSPFVTVFATIGVPYASDIMNGIILLAILSSMNSGLYASSRVLYTQAMDGRIWRGFSKLSKQQVPVRAILVCTSTLYAAVLISLFVGSQTFNYLMGSLSYTVLFIWFIIAVGHLKSRSVAEPGGYRVKLYPFTTWFSVIAIMAIFIGVVSTTPIVQTMVTMGIYLIITLSFFINRKRFETAA
- a CDS encoding NAD(P)H-dependent oxidoreductase — encoded protein: MRDKEQLKKEIIDAYEFRHATKEFDPAKKISEDDFAFILETGRLSPSSVGFEPWKFLVVQNEAFREKLKEYTWGAQKQLPTASHFVIILARTDARYDSAYAEYINKQIKGMTDETFDMVKGRYKEFQENDLHLLENDRTLFDWASKQTYIALGNMMTAAAQIGIDSCPVEGFSYDEIHRILDEEGLLEDGQYDVSVMAAFGYRVTEPKRGKTRRPMDEVAVWIR
- a CDS encoding winged helix-turn-helix transcriptional regulator → MSAPSNPVSIVNHGCPVSVTTSVIGGKWKGVILYHLTCGPKRYNELRRLLPRISQRVLTLQLRELEQDGVVHREVYEEVPPRVEYSLTSLGDTLKPIIFAMREWGESYGKETRTKEKSCHL
- a CDS encoding PDZ domain-containing protein — protein: MSSEWMGAGLKAVGLFLIHPLFYFMILISLLYGYIRVKRERKAFQTRIEDVYDELKFTYSKGWVLGVCLSVISVGLGIALPPGFIVLIAAMTIVFSLFFKASALSSAYTLGFSFIAALGLMYFQVSHSWLPQLSMMNASAVVILLGLLLMTEGILAYRTAHLRTSPAMVMSARGLLIGQQRANRLWLLPLVLLMPAGELTSSLPWWPVLQVHDQSFSFILIPYIIGFGQRIQGSLPIVSIQITARRILMLGLAVALLGAASIWFEPIAWGAVVIAIVGRAFLSWKQRVNDNAAPFYFSKRNQGLMVLGIIPNTPAADLKLEIGEVITKVNGIEVKTVSEFYEALQTNRALAKLEIIGLNGQTRFEKRASYEGEHHQLGILFVKDDPQQEPTAISS
- a CDS encoding swarming motility protein SwrAA, translated to MKRASIVREKKYYELVEELKSRSKDVTFSATKALSLLMLLSRYLVNYTTVESVDEIDEDCAEIYFNYLMDNHKRLGINLTDIKRSMQLLGGILDVDVNHYLKDFSLSNVTLWMNQEK